The Deltaproteobacteria bacterium genome includes the window ACCATGGGAGACATCGACCTGGACCTCGATCGGAAAGGCCTCGATCCCGATGACCACACCACTCCGCGCGGTTGCGAGCACGCATTCCTCCCGAACAGCATATTTTATGGAGAGAATCCAGGCAGGACTCCGCACATCTTTTCGGCCGATTGGAAGACAAACTGAAGGGAACCTGAATCCGTGAACCGGCGTTCGGGGTATTTGTTCCGTGCGGCAAATAGCCCCCGTCCATGGGAGCGGATTTGCCGTTCGAGCCCCATCCGTGTGGGCGCCTCACTACACAAATACCCCGAACACCGGCTTATTTTGAAAAATTGCTAAGTTAAGTTCATATCTCACGGATTCAGGGGGGAACACAAAAAAGCCCCTGCCAAAACGGGCAGGGGCTTCAACAGCCATCAGCTATCAGCTTGAAGTGCTGATAACTGATTGCTGACTACTTCTTTTAATACATGTCGCTGCCGCCGGGGGGCATGGCAGGGCCTTTTTCTTCCTTCTTCGGGATCTCGGCGATCATGGCCTCGGTGGTGAGAAGGAGTCCGGCGACGCTCGCTGCGTTCTGAAGGGCCGTACGGGTCACCTTGGTGGGATCGATGATGCCAGCGGCCATGAGGTCTTCGAATGTGCCGGTTGCAGCGTTGAAGCCGACATTGCCGGATTCGGCCTTCACGCGTTCCACGATGACAGAGCCCTCGTAGCCGGCGTTGTTTGCGATCTGGCGTAGAGGCTCTTCGATGGCCCGGCGGATGATGCTGATTCCGTGCTGCTCATCGTTGTCCTCCACCTTGATGGCCTCAAGGGCCTTGAGGGTCCGGATTAATGCAGTGCCGCCACCGGGGACGATTCCTTCCTCAACAGCCGCACGGGTCGCATTCATGGCGTCTTCCACCCGGGCCTTTTTCTCCTTCATCTCGGTCTCTGTGGCGGCACCCACGTTGATGACAGCGACTCCTCCGATGAGTTTGGCAAGGCGCTCCTGGAGCTTCTCGCGGTCATAGTCCGAGGTGGTTTCTTCGATCTGGGCACGGATCTGCTTGACCCGCCCCTCGATCTTCTCGCGGGCCCCGGCGCCGTCCACGATCGTGGTGTTCTCCTTCGTGACGACGACCCGCTTGGCGCGTCCGAGGTCATTCAGCTTCACATTCTCGAGCTTGATGCCCAGGTCTTCCGAAACGACCTGGCCGCCGGTCAGGATGGCGATGTCCTCGAGCATGGCCTTTCTGCGGTCGCCGAATCCTGGGGCCTTGACGGCGCATGCATTCAGCGTTCCGCGTAGCTTGTTGACCACGAGGGTGGCGAGGGCCTCGCCTTCAGTGTCCTCAGCGACAACAAGGAGGGGCTTGCCCATCTTTGCTATCTGCTCAAGGAGGGGGAGAAGATCCTTCATGTTGCTGATCTTCTTTTCGTGAATGAGGATGTAGGGATCCTCTAAGACGCATTCCATCTTTTCGGGGTCGGTGACGAAATATGGAGAGACATAGCCCCGATCGAACTGCATGCCCTCGACCACGTCGAGCGTGGTCTCCATGGACTTTGCCTCCTCGACAGTGATGACCCCCTCTTTGCCGACCTTGTCCATGGCCTCTGCGATTATGTTGCCGATAGTGGCGTCGTTGTTGGCAGAGATGGTTCCGATCTGGGCGATTTCTTTCTGGTCCTTGGTGGGCTTGCTGATCTTTTTGAGCTCGTTAACGACGACTTCGACGGCCTTGTCGATGCCGCGCTTGAGCGCCATGGGATTGATCCCGGCAGCGACGAGCTTGGAGCCTTCGGTGTAGATAGCCTGTGCAAGGATGGTGGCGGTGGTAGTACCGTCTCCGGCCACATCACTCGTCTTGGATGCGACCTCGCGGACCATCTGGGCCCCCATGTTCTCGAACTTGTTTTCGAGCTCGATCTCCTTGGCGACCGTCACTCCATCCTTGGTGATGACAGGGGAGCCGAAAGACTTTTCGATGATGACGTTGCGACCTTTGGGGCCGAGGGTGACCTTGACTGCATTGGCGAGGGTGTTGACGCCCTTGAGGATCGCCTCCCTCGCCTTCACATCGTATCTGATCTCTTTTGCTGACATTTTTCAGTGACCTCCGTTATCCTTTTTGTGTCTTTTTGGGGGTGTTAGTCCTGAATGACACCGAGGACGTCGTCTTCGCGCATCATGAGAAACTCCTCGCCCTCGATCTTGATCTCGGTTCCGGAGTATTTCCCGAAGAGGATGCGGTCTCCCTCCTTGACATCAAGGGGACGGACCTCGCCGTTTTCAAGGACCTTGCCATTACCAGTGGCTATTACCTTGCCCTCAATGGGCTTTTCCTTGGCCGTGTCAGGGATGATGATGCCTCCCTTGCTGACTTCCTTTTCCTCGAGACGCTTTACGAGGATGCGGTCATGGAGCGGACGGATCTTCATGGTCTTTTGTTCTCTCCTTTCGTGATGAATTTTTTCAGGTTCCCTGAATCGAATGATGTGGTCCGGACCAGTTTGTTAGCACTTGGCTGAAGCGAGTGCTAATATAATCACGTTTTGGGTGAATGCAAGGGGAATGGTAAAGCCCGGGGGTTTTCTGTATTTATCTTTTTATTTTGCTATGTTAATGAAAAGTCAGGGCGGTTTTGGGTGGCGCAGGAAATGCAAGGCAAGGCATGCCCCGCCTACGGTGATGGCCATATCTGCGACGTTAAAGGCAGGCCAGTGATATGCTCCGAGATGGAAATCCAGGAAGTCCACCACGGCTCCGAGGCGGATGCGATCGACAAGGTTTCCTGTGGCCCCTCCAGAGACAAGGGCCGTTCCCCAGAGAAGAAATGGAGAGCGGGTCGCTGCCGATCTGTAAAGGAATGCGAGGAACGCAGTGGCAAGGATGCCGATGGCAAAAAAGGATGCGCGTTTCCACGTCTCGCCGCCCGCAAGGATGCCGAAGGCGGCCCCTGTGTTGTGAACCAGGATCAGCTGGAAAAATGGGGTGATGACGATCCCCCCTTGCCTTAGGAGGCCCGTCATCCACGCCTTGGTTCCCTGGTCGAGAAGGACTGCTATGGCTGCGATGAGAAGAAACGGCCTCATGAAGTCCTTTCAGGGAAGCTCGAAAGATGTCTTCTCGCCCGATGGATCGGCGGATTCTTCAGGATCCTCGGTCTCGTCGATCTCCCTGAGGAGTTTGTCTTCCGGTCCCAGGAGTTTTTTGGCCATTTTTTTGTGGAATCTCGCAGCCTCCTTGTCCCCTTCCTCCTGGTAATGCCGATAGAGGTAATAATGGGTGCGGCCCTTGTCTCCAAGGGAGGAATACGCCCGGCCGATCAGGAGGGAGATCCCGCCAGGATCCGGCCATGACGGCTCGATGGACTGGAGGAGGGACAGGGCCTTTCGGGCCTCGCCGAGTTCGAGGAGGCCGGAGGCGAGGTAGTAGCTGCAGGCGGGATCATCCGGCAGGCGGCGGGATGCCTCCTCCAGTGTGCGTACCGCATCGGTATATCTGCCTGCGCTCAGGTGGATCCTGCCCAGATCTACGAGAAATTCAGGGTCGTTCGGTCTTTCCTGAATGAGCTCCTCCATGATTTTTCGGGATTCGTCCAGTTCCTGTGCCTTAAGGAGTGCGAGGGCAAGCCCGTAGCGGGAAAAGAGATCCCCCGGATGTTCTGCGACACGTTGTCTGAATGTCCGGACCAGGACGGATGGGCGTCCGGTGGCGACGTCCGTCTTCACCTTGACCCTCTGGAATCGGAATGAGTCCGTGTCGTTTTTTCCCGGGCAGTTCGAGGACGCAAGGATGTCTTCCAGATAGGTGATCCGCTCACTCGATGCAGGGTGTGTGGAGAGATAACTCGGGATTGTGTCCGATCCGATCCATCGGCTTTGCAGGATCTTGCGCATCACGGATATGAGGCCCTGCGGGTGGTATCCGGCCTTGCAGATCCACTGACAGGCACGCCTGTCCGCTTCCTCCTCGTCGATCCTGCTGTATTTGAGGGCAAAAGACATGTTGAGCGCACCGGTTGTCGCAAGCACGGCGGATCCGGAGTTTCCGCCTCCGAGAAAGAGTCCAGCGACCGCCACAGCAGCGCTTGCCAAGTTGATCTTCTGCATGGCATCCATTCGTCGCACGATATGGCGGCCTTGAATGTGTCCGATTTCATGGGCGAGGACGCAGACGAGGTCGTTTTCCGAGTCTATGGCGGCGATCAGTCCGCTGTGAACGAAGACAAGGCCTCCGGGCATGGCAAAGGCGTTGATTCCTGGGTCCTGGATGACGAAGAACTGGTAATCGAAATATCTCCCTTCCACCTGCTCCATGACCTTACGCCCGAGTCCAGAGACGTATTCCGTGATCTCAGGATCCTTGACGATGCTGACCTGTTCCTTGACCATGCCGAGGAGTTGTTTGCCGAGCTTTCTCTCCTCTTCTATTGACATGACCGCAAGTGCGGCATGGGAGAGGATAGAGAAAAAAAGGAGAAAAAAGACAAAAAGGGTGAGGGCGGTCCTTCTCATGACACGGGGTCTCATTGCCGGGGGGAGTTGCGACGGGCCTTCTTCCACGCGGGTTCCCGACCGGTTCCTGCCCGAAGTTTTCTGTAAGGGCCTTCCATAACCGGGCCTGCCGCCTCGAGATGGGCCGGATCCAGGGTGAATGCTCCGGGAAGCCCCATGGATTTTTGAGAGGGTATGTGCCGGGCCATCCGGGCCTTGGGTGTTCGATGGCGCATGGGCGGAAGCTTGATCCACCTGGGGTCCACCCTTTCGACAAGAAAGAGGTTGTCGCCGTAGGCGTAAAAACGGAGTCCAGAGCGGGCCGCAAGGTCTGCCATGACCTCGACGAGCACTGGTTCAGGGGCCTTTCGTCTCCCTATCCTTAGGGCCAGATCTGCCGAGCGGGCAAGCACGACCCAGGGCCTGGCCGGTGCCGGTGAGAGTCCGTGAATGGCCGTGCCTTCCATAGCCCGAGGTCGGATTGAGGTATAAAGAAGGCGTGGAGGCGGGGATTCCTCGTATGAGAGCACGGCATGGACCGGTGACATCATGGAGAGGCGTACTTGGTCGTTTTCCAAAAGGAAAAAGCCAGAGGTGTCGTGGAGGAAAAAATGTCGAAGACGATCAGGGGTGATCCAGGAGAACCCCTCTTCTTCCCGTATCGCCGCATAAAGATCCCGAATGGACGCCCTTCCTTTTTCATCCAAGACGATCCCGTAGGCATCCGGGTTGGAACCGAGGATGGCACAAAGGAGATGACCCAGGGCCTTGTTGGAGGTTTTGATGGGCATGGGTTCGTAAGCAAGTGAGTCAGGAAACAAAGATAGGTATTAAATCATATCAGGAAAGGGGAGGATGGGCTACCGGAGGGTAGGTCGTGCACCATTCCTGCGAGGGATGGGATCTGTACCCTGAGTAACGGATCCTGACCTTTCGAAGGCCTGGAAGAGCAATGGGTTGTTACGTTCGAAATCATCGAGCCCCTGCTGGAAGGCCTTTTCCACGTCCTTTTCATCGATTTCGAGGAACTTGGCTATCCTTTCCCGCTCCCTGGCAGCGAGACGTCGTGTGGATGGGCTTACGGCCATGTTCACGGCGATGGCCGTTCCGATGGTGCGCCGGTCTTGCCGGGGCATGTCATCGAGTCTTTCAGGTCCGAGGGACGCGCATCTTTGTATGGGAGCAGGGAGATTCCACATCCTGGCCACATTTTCGCCGAGCTCAAAAGGCTTCCACCCCGTAAGTAGCCTCGCTATCCTGTATCTCTCTCGAACCCTGGTCGCCGGAATCCGTGACAGGATTCGGGCCGCATTGGGTTTCACTATGGAGATGAGGGCCTCACCCAGGCGATGGAGCATGGCGCACAGGACAAGATGGTCCCCCTCGATTCTTGTACAATGGGAGAGCTCCCTGCATATGGAGGCGCAGCATTGGGAATGTCCCAAAATGCCAAGAAGGGGAGGATCATGTCTTTGGCTGGATAGCGGGGAAAGAAGGGGGATCTGGCGGAGCAGGGCCACGAGCTGGTTAAGGCCGATGTAGACGACCGCATGCTTGACGGAGGTGATGGCGGTCTGTTTTCGTGTAGCGAAATATGAGGTGCCGACAAGCCGAAGGACGTGGGTGGTCATGGCGAAATCCTGGAGAATGGCGTCTGCGATGGATCCCGCCCCAGATGCCGAATTGCCGCATAGGGCGAGGACAGTGCGCACATGCCTGGGAACCGCCGGAAACCAGACGTGTAAGGCCTCGCTATAGATTTTTTCCCTGTTTGTCATGGGAGTTCCTCATGCTACAATAACTATCGGCTTTGATTCCTGAATCCGTGAGATATGAACTCAACCTTTCGATTTCACAGCATAAGCCTACGGCCGGGGTATTTGTGGATGGAGGCGCCCATGGACAGGGCTCGAACGGCAAATCTGCCCCCATGGATGGAGGCTATTTGCCGCACGAAACAAATACCCCGGCCGTAGGCCCACGGATTCAGGTTGATTGAAAGACGCTCGAGTTTTCGTGGGGCTGGA containing:
- the groL gene encoding chaperonin GroEL (60 kDa chaperone family; promotes refolding of misfolded polypeptides especially under stressful conditions; forms two stacked rings of heptamers to form a barrel-shaped 14mer; ends can be capped by GroES; misfolded proteins enter the barrel where they are refolded when GroES binds); this translates as MSAKEIRYDVKAREAILKGVNTLANAVKVTLGPKGRNVIIEKSFGSPVITKDGVTVAKEIELENKFENMGAQMVREVASKTSDVAGDGTTTATILAQAIYTEGSKLVAAGINPMALKRGIDKAVEVVVNELKKISKPTKDQKEIAQIGTISANNDATIGNIIAEAMDKVGKEGVITVEEAKSMETTLDVVEGMQFDRGYVSPYFVTDPEKMECVLEDPYILIHEKKISNMKDLLPLLEQIAKMGKPLLVVAEDTEGEALATLVVNKLRGTLNACAVKAPGFGDRRKAMLEDIAILTGGQVVSEDLGIKLENVKLNDLGRAKRVVVTKENTTIVDGAGAREKIEGRVKQIRAQIEETTSDYDREKLQERLAKLIGGVAVINVGAATETEMKEKKARVEDAMNATRAAVEEGIVPGGGTALIRTLKALEAIKVEDNDEQHGISIIRRAIEEPLRQIANNAGYEGSVIVERVKAESGNVGFNAATGTFEDLMAAGIIDPTKVTRTALQNAASVAGLLLTTEAMIAEIPKKEEKGPAMPPGGSDMY
- the groES gene encoding co-chaperone GroES, translated to MKIRPLHDRILVKRLEEKEVSKGGIIIPDTAKEKPIEGKVIATGNGKVLENGEVRPLDVKEGDRILFGKYSGTEIKIEGEEFLMMREDDVLGVIQD
- the lspA gene encoding signal peptidase II, which translates into the protein MRPFLLIAAIAVLLDQGTKAWMTGLLRQGGIVITPFFQLILVHNTGAAFGILAGGETWKRASFFAIGILATAFLAFLYRSAATRSPFLLWGTALVSGGATGNLVDRIRLGAVVDFLDFHLGAYHWPAFNVADMAITVGGACLALHFLRHPKPP
- a CDS encoding M48 family metalloprotease, with product MRRTALTLFVFFLLFFSILSHAALAVMSIEEERKLGKQLLGMVKEQVSIVKDPEITEYVSGLGRKVMEQVEGRYFDYQFFVIQDPGINAFAMPGGLVFVHSGLIAAIDSENDLVCVLAHEIGHIQGRHIVRRMDAMQKINLASAAVAVAGLFLGGGNSGSAVLATTGALNMSFALKYSRIDEEEADRRACQWICKAGYHPQGLISVMRKILQSRWIGSDTIPSYLSTHPASSERITYLEDILASSNCPGKNDTDSFRFQRVKVKTDVATGRPSVLVRTFRQRVAEHPGDLFSRYGLALALLKAQELDESRKIMEELIQERPNDPEFLVDLGRIHLSAGRYTDAVRTLEEASRRLPDDPACSYYLASGLLELGEARKALSLLQSIEPSWPDPGGISLLIGRAYSSLGDKGRTHYYLYRHYQEEGDKEAARFHKKMAKKLLGPEDKLLREIDETEDPEESADPSGEKTSFELP
- a CDS encoding HDOD domain-containing protein, with product MTNREKIYSEALHVWFPAVPRHVRTVLALCGNSASGAGSIADAILQDFAMTTHVLRLVGTSYFATRKQTAITSVKHAVVYIGLNQLVALLRQIPLLSPLSSQRHDPPLLGILGHSQCCASICRELSHCTRIEGDHLVLCAMLHRLGEALISIVKPNAARILSRIPATRVRERYRIARLLTGWKPFELGENVARMWNLPAPIQRCASLGPERLDDMPRQDRRTIGTAIAVNMAVSPSTRRLAARERERIAKFLEIDEKDVEKAFQQGLDDFERNNPLLFQAFERSGSVTQGTDPIPRRNGARPTLR